DNA from Yamadazyma tenuis chromosome 5, complete sequence:
CCGTATCTCGTAATTGCACTAGAAAATTAAAAAATTTACTGATAACGTTGGtattttgtttttggcatTTAGCCGCCCGCCAAAAAGAGCCTTCGGCAATTAACGAGGAGACTACTAGGCCGAGGCCAAAAGAGTGCAGTGCATGTTTTAGGGGCCTTTGGTGGACCTTGTGTATCAGTCTTGCCCTGCAGTTTCAGTGACACTCCTTACACTATTTTTGACTTCCTGGCTAATCTCTTCTCAAGGGGCGTACTTCTGCAGGACTTGCATAAATTGTTTTAATTTAACCTAATTAGGAAAGTATGAGATAACAAGTAATTGGAGGTTTTTGAGTTGGAAGTGCGGTGCAATCGGTTTTGTAACTGTACGGTAAATTGGAGATGTTACAATTACTATTGACTAATTATCATTCCATTGTCCAATTTTAACAGAATCTATTATTGTTGTGTAAGCCTTTTTACCGTCTACCATTAAATGCATAGAACATGCTGATATATCCGTAAGGACCCAGGCTAAAGGAGATATGTGCACGAAGTCGCCGATCATTTTAAGAAGGAGGTAACCTGCAGCAATTACTTTAGATATAGAAAATCCCATTAATAATTTGCACCCTTGCCAACAGGAATGTCGTCCGCTGTAAAGATAAAATATGTTAACAATCTGTTACAGATTTTTGCAGGttgagaagttgttttTTTTACTCGCCCTATCCTGCTTTCTTGGACAAAACTTTAATATTGTTCCTTTAAAAAAAGCAAATCTCCAGCCTTCATACATTGACGTGTTATATTTTAATTCGGGTCATTCCCGCAATGAAACCGGCTCTTACAATCTTAAATTTATTAACCTGAAAAATGCTGAAACTGATTGTAATAAGTGTCGCATCGCATTATACAGAATTGATATTAATCCACAAAACTCCTCTAATCAGGGAAGTATTTGTTTTCTAAATGGGCTGGAGAACCAGGATCTTCTGTATTCTCTTATGCTGAATCTTTCAGGTTCCGTACTAAAATTACTCAGAAATGGATAAAGGAATCCAAAGAATGCGGAAACCTCTAGATTGAATGGAACAGAATTGCCTCCGAGTTACTTCTCTCACTTCGTGATTATTCGTATCTTTGTGAAATGAACTAATCGAGGTACATTAGATATTATTCTTAACCTGAACTCTTTGCTCTAGACGAATTTAATTATTCCTGTAGCAAATTCTATCTTCGCAAAGAGCGACATTCCTGTTTAGAGAGTTGGATTATTTGTAAGATTTCTGTACGAGGCATATTGTGCATATTGTGCATGTTATTGATGCTTGTTACGAAATATACCTGCAGGTGTGACCAGCAGGGCTGTCTGAAACGGACAAAGCCAGCGCCCTGAAACAATACTTTTAGTGCATCAAAATGTGTTTAGGTACACGACTATTCTCCCGAAACGAATTTaatgttgaaaaataaTCTAATGGATAGACCCGCCTCCAATATTATCTCCTGTAGTGATATGTCCTGCGCGAAATAACAAGATGGTTATAGTTACTCGTTAAAAGTATATAATCTTCCATACCGAAATTGGCTTTGTAATTAAACCGTGCCTTTGGAAAGGGTTTTTGTGTCTTATTTCAAAGTAGCGCATCTTCTACTCAagtttttttcttcaaaaaaattACATCCCTATCTTTTGTTCATTTATTTCACTACTACAACTAAAAGAGGTTTGCTCCTATAGGTTTTTGCATAAGAAGATAAGTGTCTTCCATTCCATAGAATCTgtcttccttttcttttggGCCCTTTGGTTGTAGCGTTCCTTTTTTACTTCCTAAGACCCGTCTGCGTTCGTCGTGACCTGTTGCGTGTTCTAGTTGCTGACTTTTATCAAGTGAAGCGTCCATTCATTCCGAATCATACTTTCAGTTCATTCCTTTTCCGTTTGTTTCATTGACTGTGTTACTCCTTGTGACTTTTCATTTcattatttatttatttggATTCTTGTCACTAGCTTGTGATCGTTTGCTTATTTCTACTTAATTCCTTAACCGTGTTAATAATTCTTCCACAGTCATTCAAACAGTCGTCATATACTAATGAGCTCCTTGCCGAACGCTACATACTTGTCAGTAACCCCAAATCTGCTGGGCGGTGAAAGAGTGCATCGACACAGAAGATCCGCCGCCATTTCCGGTGATTTTGACAATTTTGGTCTCGGACTCTTTTCTCCTTCGAGTAAACCAAATAACAAAGACGATGATACGGATGCACATTTTAACTTtaataatgatgatgactttgcTAAGAGTGTCTCCGACTTCCTGTTCCCGAACAGCAAGAATTATGACAACTTTATGGTGTCAACCCCTCCAAGATATTTTAATTCAAATGGAAGGAAGAACTTGCATTCACCAATCAAACTTAACCAAAAGAGAGCCTTCAATAAGAAGAGCAGTAATAgcaacttgaactcaaaTCACCCAAATACACCAAAGACTAAATTCTTTTTGACAGAAGAAACCAACTTAAATAATGATAATGTACCGGATGCAGTTATCGATTTAGATGAGGTTCTTAATGCTAACTTGCATATAGGAGATTACATTCACCGATGTCAAAAGGAGAAAGATGATGTCTTTTTCGATGACGAATACTTATCTTCACCATTCCTCAAGCCCTTGTCGTCATCACCTTACACATTTTCACCTTCCATCAGTTTACCAAACACTACCCTTTTGCAACAACCAATTCAAGAAAACATTAACGACGACATAGAAAATAGtcatgatgatgatgcCGTGATAGgtattgatgaaaatgaagttCTTTACAATCCACCAAACATTGCTGGTGAGGTATATTCTAATAGCTCGACTAATTCTTCGTGCTCAAGCTTGAAAAGGCAACTGGTGGAGAAGATTATGTCCAATTCTTCTCGAGATTCCAATACTTCTCCCCCAATTGTAAATCACAATATTGTCAACTCGACTCCAAAAAGATCGGGAGCAAAGGCGAATAGATACCAATCATTTTACGACCaatctttcaaattatCAAATGCATTGAAATCTTCTGAGAGCGTCAATTTGACTAAACCCAACTCCCCCAAGCATGTCAATATGACATTATACATGTCTTCAAATAATTCATCTACCTTGCATACTCCTCCACATCAACCTCAATCTCAGCCTCAAGGATTAAGTCAAGCATTCGGCCAGCCAAAGTTCTATAAAGAGAGTCTGAGACTTTTGGCTCACTCTTCAAGTTTACCAGTTCTACAATCTCAAAGGGGAATGCCTAAATACCAAAGACATGGAGAACTCCGAACAAGGTATATTGAGATCAACAAATTATCTCCGCCCCCCAGCATTCAGAGTGCTACTTCTGGTAGTCCTACAAGTTCTCCTAGTAAAGGAACACTTCCAAAATTCATTCAGAAGGATAACAGAATCGAAATATCAGTAACTTCTCCGCAACAACAAACCACTTCCAATAGTCCAATCAGCATAATTTCAGACACTAACTCGACCATGACATCAAACATAAGTACTGTTCAGTCAACAGatcattcttcttttgtATCAGATTCCAAGGAAAGAGAGAAAGAGAGGGCACTTCAAACACCTCCAATGATTGTTGTTTCCAATGAAAAGGATTCTAACGATATTGAGACTGTTCGTAATTCACCTGTATTTATGTCGTCTGGTTCCAAACCACTGTCTCCAACGAAGCGGACACCCAGAAGACCCCTTACCCCAAATGAACAGAAGGTAATACAGGAAACAAGAATTCCTCCGTTCAAAGCCAATATGCACCAAAAAAGTGCAAAAAAGCCTCTGGAATTTAAAGTGCCGGCTCCTAAACGAATTAATGACCATCTGAAGTCTAAGTCTTTGTCAATGGTATTGACAGACTTGGCTCCAAAGTTGTCAAAATCGACATCTACCCTCGGAGATGATTCCTCCATTAAGTCTAATAAATCCAGTAAACTTATTAGCTGGTTTCGAAGAAAATAGTGTATATTTTGATGGAAGTGATAGTGCACCAATAATATTTAATATCTCCCACTATAGAAAGCGGTTGGCTTGTAAACTACGTAATGCTGTCTCTCGATGAGTATGGGGATAGGTGGTGTCTTTCATGATTGCGTTAATATGGGTTTTCAAATATGACATGCAAGGCAGGTATGCATGATATTTCAGCAAAGAAGGTTGTTAGTTAAAAACAAGTACTTCCTACAAATGATACTTCTATGTTGAAGCATTTATCCATCTAAAAATAGAAACGAGTTAATGTGGAGCACAATGGCCCATTGACTCTTAAAATGGACTCTAggtatttttgttttcttggATTCCTTGGATAGTTTTATATGGGATTTTTGCTCATTCACTGAGAAATCGTTCTAAAATTATATATTCCAAAAAAAGTTGACTGCAAATAACCTTCAAAGCTTTTCCCGCGTTTTATCGCCCGTTACTTGGAAAGCCTTTAAGCTATCGATTTCGTGCGCATACTAACTTAcatttggaaaagaaaatTACGCGATCTATATCTCCATCAATCAACTATGTTTTACCCATTACCAGATGACtttttcattcaacttaAGAACAAATATGATGAGGCGGTTGCCaataacttcttgaacttcaatggaGATTCAGTAAAGAATGAAAGTTTGAAGGTCACTCTTGGAGATGACAGCAACCTGGTGACAATAGACTTACAATACAGCACCATTCATTCATTAATGCTCAGGCCAGAaaaaggtgatttcaagaagaatcctTTTGAAGATCCAGAGCCAGAATTAACCATAATAGAGGATTTTGGGGcacaaaatcaattcagAATTGTTTATAATAAATTCCCTGTTGTTCCGAGACACATCATgttgttgaccaaagaaTTCAAATCCCAAACAACACCATTATCACCTGACGAATTGATCGGCACATTCTCTATTTTAAAGAAACTTAGTGAAGACAAGGAAAATCAATGGTTTGGATTCTATAACTGTGGTGAAGCAAGTGGGGCATCTCAACCTCATAAACATGTCCAATTTATGACGCTTCCAAAAGACTTTACCCCTTTCCCACTACTTGCAGTCGAAAATTCTGATTCTTTTATCCCCACGACAAAGAGAGAACCATTACAACTTCCTGAACTTCCAATGGCTCATTTTATAGCCAAATTACCTCCAAAACTTGACGACTTAGACGAAGAGAGTTTGGTGTTATACTTCTCGTCTCTTTTGCAACGGGCTCTAACTGTATTGAGAGAAAATGATGCCAAGTCCATTTCGTATAATGTTATAATGACCACATCATTCATGATGGTGGTTCCAAGATCTCATGGCAAGTATGAAGATTTGGGCATTAACTCATGTGGAATCCTTGGGTtattcttgttcaagagcGACGATCTACTTGCAAGAGTCAAAGAGAGTACCCCACAGAAGGTCTGGCAAGATGTTGGATTCCCGAATACTTTTGGTCAGCCTTCCGATGAATATCATTATTAGACAGAGAATATATAAATATCATTTTGCTCTCGCTCTAATGACCTGCCTATTTTGGAAGTCAAGCTTGAACCAATGAAAACCTTGTAAATTCGCATTAAACATTAGAACCACTCGAGTCCTCAAATAAAAAAAACCTTCGAAAAAACAAGCTATACCACGAATATGCTGTCATTTACATCTATAGTGAAGGTATCAGACTATATATTGTCAAGACCAACCTTGTCCAAGATTGTTGTTCCAGTAGCCAAGACCTTCTGTGCTTACGCTGGTTACAGAGAGATGGGATTAaagttcaatgatttgatcttggaagaaacaCCTATCATGCAAAAGGCTATTTCTAGATTGCCTCCTAATGAGAGTTATGCTAGAGTCTACAGAAACATCACCGCCCATCAGTTATCCTTGTCTCATGAGTTATTACCTCCAAACAAAGCTGTCAAGCCTGAAGAAGACAACCATTACTTGGTTCCATACATCTTAGAAGCCGAGAAGGAAGCCTTCGAAAGAGCTGAATTAGACAACATTGAAGTCACCAAGTGATCAAGATATCCATGTTTGTCTTCTgcatatatatatataagAGAAATACAAAAATTACAATGTATTTGTGTCTCGTTTGAGTCTATTATTCTATACAACCGACACCTACATGCCAATTTTGAACTTCCTTAATTGTTCCAAAGCCAAAAATGTCACAATTGTATGTGGACCTAACCTGATGAAAGAAGGCAACCATCCTCTGAACATAAATCCAATGCCTTCGTTCTTAACAGCGGTTTTCAAAATGGTCAAGGCGTTTGAGCCTCCCCCTTTGGCATTCATAATTCTAGTCTTTACCACATCAGCTGGTGAACATGCGGTAGTGGCCACGAGACCTGCCAATAATGAAGAACTAAAATGAGTAGATTTCTTATTAGCATCCATACCTATATCTTTAACCAAAATGTTTTTGGCAATATCGTATGTAACCACCTGCGAAGCCGTCATTAAAATCCCTCTAGTCAAATTAGGCATCAACCCCCTAAACAAGGCAGaaatcttctcttctttaACAATTCTAAAAACCCCGTCGAATGCATTTCTATAGTTCCTTCTCTGCTCAACTGGGAGAGTTGAATCGTTTTGCATTCGAATATTGACCACGTCAGAAGGATTTCCTACCAAACCCCCTAAGGCACCGGCCACCATTGACATGGGGAGCAATACTACGGTGTCCGGGGTTCTGTGGTACGTATCCACATACAGATCCTTCAAATATTCGTATACTCCAAATCTAACAGTTGAATATGTTGCTTGTCTCAACAATGAGGCTGTCAATCCGGAGtagattttgaagaaaccttctttggtgattaTCTGATAAACCATGGATACTAATGATTGGCCAGGCTTAGACGCAGTTTGCAACCTAACTTTTGCCAAATCAAGTGGATGGGTGACAAGGCATGCCACCATACTAGAGGCACCACCATACCAAAATCTAGAGTACTTGGGTTAGTATACTGTTTGTCTCAAAATGTTCTGTAAAAAATTACTGTAGTTACACGTACGGATATTTCACTTTCTGGGTACTTGCTGACATTGTATTGACACTGGAATGATATTAGCTTGATAAAAGGCTAATCTCTCCTaaaatcaaagacttcTCTTCAGTTTGTAAAAGCTCTTCTAAGATTAAAATTTTTGAAACTCCGTCAAACGTTTTTTTCCGAGCACTCGGAATCTCCGATATCGTGCAGGTATTCACAGTAGCACCCGGAGTTCATGTCAAAACGATTATTGCTTTCCAAACGCTTTCGAAGCTTGACAAGGTCCTTGAATGTTCAGACTATTCAGAACATTCCTTACTCCTAGTCGTACCATACCAGTCAAGACTCAAGaatcttggacaagatTGAATCAGCAGGTCCCGGAGCAAAACCTCTCCGAATATCTCCTGCAACGACCGTGTTTGGGCTTAACACTCCCCGCTTCTCAACGCATTTCTGCACATATTTAGTTTCGCCATGGTCCAACCTGGTACTAGAAGATGTCTTTCAAACAACATTGTAATATAAAATCTTTTTAGTTTTACAGCGGCATATTTGCTTCAGGTTCAGTGCTATTTTGCTACCGTGACTTTTCTCTACATGAGCACTTCGTCCCCAATCTCTCCAACTATTGTTATCTTTAAGTATGAAAGTAAAAACAAGGAAAGCGGCTGCATTTTCTAAACTGTCTTACGAGATAGTTTGATCAATGGATTCATCATTGTCACTGGATCAATAAGTGAACTGAAAGGGCTATGCCATATAATGGCAAAACCGCCAAAGTTTTGGCAAGTGAATGCAGCTATATAGCATAGTTATGATATACTTTTATTATTTGTCGTTGGATCTCTCAAAGCCGTAAGGCCTCTTGACAGCTTAGATAAGTATATATTTTTATATTAGAAGTTGACGAATCATAAGTTGGATACATAGTACGTTATTCAATCAAACTAGAAAATTGCCGTTCTCAGAAATAGCTAGATAAGTGTATATAAATAACTTAGGATTTGACGAAACATAGTTAAGAGTCCCAAAGCGAACTGATAAACCTCAAGCATTTTCTCTGTATATGTACTTATTCATTCGCCCAATGATTACTTGAACTACCAATTTCTTAACATAAACTATTTGTTTTCTGTTAAGGATATAGAGatcatcaaagaactgTGATTTTTGCAATTCTAAAATACGAGCAAAAACAATACATTGATTTAATATGAAAGTAATCTTTGATCCTCGAACAAGTATTATATAAGCATTAGACAATGCTTACTCGAAGAAACAGTAGCCTATTACCCTTGGAAGGCTACGTTGATTCCAGGTACCTTGTTTTTAGCTAATTGTTGCCGTCCCTTAAAGCTTAGTATTACATAAGCTTCATTTTTTTACTACTATTCCCACATTCCTTTCAAAATAGAGGTATCTCTCCATAAAGGTACCTTGTATTTCTCAAATATGTTTCAAGTATTTACCAGTAGATAAATGGGATTTATATGGTATCTTCGTTTCAAGTTGTAGTCTTCTACCTCTATGCAGGGGTGATCTTGAAGACATACAATATTGAAGTTAACCGCAGAAACACAAAGCACCGAGTAGGCCCAATATCCGTATAATCTCGTTAATTCAAGAATTCCTCAAACAGAATGTTACAAAACTATTTAGTCAACACAAATAAGCACTAATAGTACTAAAGAATTTCGGATCATTCCTTTAAATGAATTATTGACTGTTCCACAAGAACTAGAAAAACACAGAATCGTACTATTTGAACGCTTTCAGAAACATCACgttttttgaaaaaccCAATAGCACTTGACGTAAAACATAATTTCAAGAGACTCTATAAACTATTATCCAAGATATATATACTGAATCTCAATACTTCTCCAACCTTTCTAACCTCTTCGGTAGGTGTATGGGTTATATGGGCTAATATACCATTGAATTATTAGTTTCGGTAACGCTAATTTGTGTTCTAGTTCTCACAAAATTAACATACGGAACTTCAGTTCTCTCACCACCTacttctttcaaaagcaAACTCCCTACAATGGTATCTCATTTGACGTTGTAGTGGCTCAAATTATAAAAGCCTTTAATGATACATTTTGGGTGAGTGTATGGTTCAGACCTTGGATGGATGTATGAGTTGTAAGCACCAAAAGTTAGTCAATATTTGGATGTACAAATATTCAGTACATCAAATTGAAGCTGAAAGAACAAGCATTCTTTGAGAACCTATGaacttttctcttttttaCACTTAACCCTTAAAATCAGCTGGGCTGAACAAATGTGCAGAAGGATTATTATTGACAAAAGAGGTTAGGAATTTCTTCAGAggttgttcaacttttgtTTAACAGCTGGTACTCTGGGTGTTGGAATTCGAACCTAGTCAATATCCTCTTCCTAGTACTCTTTAACTCACCTCCTCAGGTCAGTTCTGATATTAATACCTAAATGACTGGCACTTGAGGCGGACGAACCTTTGAGGCTGACGCTTCGAACAAAGCGAGAAAGTCCTCTCTTTCTATTGAAGTGTAATCTCAATAAGTTTGAAGAGAGCCTTAGTATTCCTCCTCTTAACTGAATTCCTAGTCAACTCCTTATCAATCGAAGGAGATACCTGATaagcagaagaagcaaGTTTTTGCTCAACTTACCTACAAAAACACAATGAAATACTACCATTCATATCAGCATCATCCAATGACAAATTTTCACTCTCATCAGTTGTACTAGCGTCATTCTGCATATGTAAAGCCGtatacttcaagattttggcTCTTTTTATTAATGAAGAATAGCAATGGCTCCTCAACACCTTTAATACTTCTAACCTCTTTCGATAGCTTGAATTTAGGCCATCCTTACCAACATTTAATGATGATAAATACGAGACCCCAAAAAAACCTCAATGAAAACCTCCTAATAAACTTGACAACTACATTAAAAGTTCTGTAAACAGTAAACCGTGTATGTCATTTAATTGATCCAACAGTCAAACATTGCAAAATTAAAACAGTAGCTGAGTACTTCCTACAAGAGATACATAATCAGAATCCAGGCTTCTCATCTGTTTACGCTTCTCGTAAGCTATTATTGGAGAATTTAGGAGAATTACCATCCAGATAAGTTATATCATAATAAATCAGGATGATCTTGAGATGCTTGGAACCAAGTTATACGGCACCTTTATCTGTCTCAGAGTAGTAAATGCTTTCAGAGAACAGGAGAGAACAAGAGCACCAATACTTCTCAGCAATATCCAAATGTATTTAATAGGAACATTTCTACCTCAGCTACCaggcttcttcaaaacaaTTATAATCAGAAAAGTGCCTAGAAATATGCTGCAACAAGCAATAAAATTGACACTTAACAAGCGTTATCTGTCAGGCAAGGAGAGAGTAATGCACCTATACAAACGGTAGCAATTTGAGTAGTAGTACAAACATATAAGCAAGACCCCAACTTGTGCCCATATCAATATGAGCCAACAAATTTGCTACTTGTGAGACTCTAAACAGCATTACCGATGCTTCACAGAAGAATATCTTGAGATTAGGTATATCTCAAAGTAGACCTGAAGCTTTCGAAGCTGATACCATAGCTTCCTCCACATGAACCGGCACCGTATGCACTTACCTACGTATCAAGAAGTAGAGCCACCAATCTCTCAAAAGCATTCTTCAGAAATTGGCTATCTAGAAAATCCCTTCGAAGAACCATGAAATCATAAGCATAGATCAATTTACAAAGTCTTTCATTTTTCAAAGAGGAAAGCTTTCAAATACCAGACGAATCATAGCTTAAATTGATGACTGTAATAAAGGCAACCGACCCGAGCCCTTCTAAGTACCATGCTATAAGTATAAGAGGGGATATAGTATCACATACTAATTCCACACTTCGCCGAAATTCCAGTAACACCAAAGCCAGTTGAATTTTCATAAACAAATTTGTTCAATCATATGCACACAAATTTATCATCTCCGTCACTGACTACAACAATTGTGAAGATTATATTGACCAATGAATAATTTGACCAATGAATAATATTCTTAAGGTTTTGGGGCTTATGTTATTCTATTTTTGTACGACGATTTATCAATATCACTAAGTCCATCCCTTTACTTGATCTTTAAATGTCAACTGTTATTCATTGTGTAAAGTTGGCTCTACTTCAATGTAAACGGATCGCATAAAGCTGCTAAAATATACTTGCGATTTACCTTTCCCTTTATCATATTAGAAACAGAAGTGCTTGGTATTGCTTAATAAACAGGACAAAGTCATAGTCCAACACCAATGATAACAACAGCACTCGTTGATATTAAGGCAACTTGTTttacttcaacaaagtaAATCTATTAATTTTAATTTAAGAAGTCATTGGCTTCAAACAATAATGAAAGCCTAACACTATTATTCATCAACCATCTCCAGTTGTCACCCGTTTAATGCTAGCTCAATGTAAGGCATAGCCCATTATACACATGTTCTTGTTCCACCAGAATGGGGTCCAATATATATGTGTACGCACACCTCTATTGTTGAGAAGGGATGAAATTCTGTAATTCTTTATAATGAAAAGCCCGTTCATTATATGTTAAATATCTAGCAGAAGAACTCCCTAGATAATTTAAAACAGATACTGTCAAGTATTAAACCAGGAATGTATATTGAAATATTCTCATTAATCCAACGTTGTCATATTATTACAAAATTCTTATAAATGTATCTAATTTAACTGTTTAAAAAAATAGTGGTCCTTCTTGTAATTAGTTAACCATGTACCAATATCCATCTTTTTTAAAATACAATATCTAATGTTGCTGTAATAATTGATTAAGTTAATTAGTAAAGCATTCTCTACGTTTAATATTTGTTGAAATCTAAATCTTAAGTTTAGTTGCAAACCGTTCGTACACAAAAAGCGTAGACGATAAATCAAATACAGCGATACTTGacatctttcttgaagatgataaaTTCTAATCTGAATACAAAAAACTATATAAGTAAAAACGATAGGTAGGTAATACTGGAAAGATGTATATTTTCTAACTGATATTATATTGCTCATAATACTCAAAGAAATAAACAAGACCATTTCGTTGGATCCTTTTGTTATCATTTATCGTACTTCACGCTTGATTTCGTTTTTCAAACATATGGTGAGGAATCCAATATACTACTTGCAGTTCTAACTTCACTTTCTCGAATTTACGTAACGAGGATGTCACTTTGTTTCTGCAGCTATCAATACAACTTCATAAAGATACAaaaatttgcaacttcCTTTGAACCAGTTTCCGATGCATTTGGACATAGTTAGTATAATTATTTATCAATATATAATCTTCACAATTGTTGTAGTCAGTGACGGAGATGATAAATTTGTGTGCATATGATTGAACAAATTTGTTTATGAAAATTCAACTGGCTTTGGTGTTACTGGAATTTCGGCGAAGTGTGGAATTAGTATGTGATACTATATCCCCTCTTATACTTATAGCATGGTACTTAGAAGGGCTCGGGTCGGTTGCCTTTATTACAGTCATCAATTTAAGCTATGATTCGTCTGGTATTTGAAAGCTTTCCTCTTTGAAAAATGAAAGACTTTGTAAATTGATCTATGCTTATGATTTCATGGTTCTTCGAAGGGATTTTCTAGATAGCCAATTTCTGAAGAATGCTTTTGAGAGATTGGTGGCTCTACTTCTTGATACGTAGGTAAGTGCATACGGTGCCGGTTCATGTGGAGGAAGCTATGGTATCAGCTTCGAAAGCTTCAGGTCTACTTTGAGATATACCTAATCTCAAGATATTCTTCTGTGAAGCATCGGTAATGCTGTTTAGAGTCTCACAAGTAGCAAATTTGTTGGCTCATATTGATATGGGCACAAGTTGGGGTCTTGCTTATATGTTTGTACTACTACTCAAATTGCTACCGTTTGTATAGGTGCATTACTCTCTCCTTGCCTGACAGATAACGCTTGTTAAGTGTCAATTTTATTGCTTGTTGCAGCATATTTCTAGGCACTTTTCTGATTATAAttgttttgaagaagcctGGTAGCTGAGGTAGAAATGTTCCTATTAAATACATTTGGATATTGCTGAGAAGTATTGGTGCTCTTGTTCTCTCCTGTTCTCTGAAAGCATTTACTACTCTGAGACAGATAAAGGTGCCGTATAACTTGGTTCCAAGCATCTCAAGATCATCCTGATTTATTATGATATAACTTATCTGGATGGTAATTCTCCTAAATTCTCCAATAATAGCTTACGAGAAGCGTAACCAAGTAACTCAGGAAGAACCTTTGCTTTATTGTGAATGTTCCTCGAGGTGTGTAGACTAGTAAGCCCATAGAGATTTTGACG
Protein-coding regions in this window:
- a CDS encoding uncharacterized protein (EggNog:ENOG503PV87); the protein is MSSLPNATYLSVTPNSSGGERVHRHRRSAAISGDFDNFGLGLFSPSSKPNNKDDDTDAHFNFNNDDDFAKSVSDFSFPNSKNYDNFMVSTPPRYFNSNGRKNLHSPIKLNQKRAFNKKSSNSNLNSNHPNTPKTKFFLTEETNLNNDNVPDAVIDLDEVLNANLHIGDYIHRCQKEKDDVFFDDEYLSSPFLKPLSSSPYTFSPSISLPNTTLLQQPIQENINDDIENSHDDDAVIGIDENEVLYNPPNIAGEVYSNSSTNSSCSSLKRQSVEKIMSNSSRDSNTSPPIVNHNIVNSTPKRSGAKANRYQSFYDQSFKLSNALKSSESVNLTKPNSPKHVNMTLYMSSNNSSTLHTPPHQPQSQPQGLSQAFGQPKFYKESSRLLAHSSSLPVLQSQRGMPKYQRHGELRTRYIEINKLSPPPSIQSATSGSPTSSPSKGTLPKFIQKDNRIEISVTSPQQQTTSNSPISIISDTNSTMTSNISTVQSTDHSSFVSDSKEREKERALQTPPMIVVSNEKDSNDIETVRNSPVFMSSGSKPSSPTKRTPRRPLTPNEQKVIQETRIPPFKANMHQKSAKKPSEFKVPAPKRINDHSKSKSLSMVLTDLAPKLSKSTSTLGDDSSIKSNKSSKLISWFRRK
- the DIC1 gene encoding Mitochondrial dicarboxylate transporter (COG:C; EggNog:ENOG503NUAB), whose protein sequence is MSASTQKVKYPFWYGGASSMVACLVTHPLDLAKVRLQTASKPGQSLVSMVYQIITKEGFFKIYSGLTASLLRQATYSTVRFGVYEYLKDSYVDTYHRTPDTVVLLPMSMVAGALGGLVGNPSDVVNIRMQNDSTLPVEQRRNYRNAFDGVFRIVKEEKISALFRGLMPNLTRGILMTASQVVTYDIAKNILVKDIGMDANKKSTHFSSSLLAGLVATTACSPADVVKTRIMNAKGGGSNALTILKTAVKNEGIGFMFRGWLPSFIRLGPHTIVTFLALEQLRKFKIGM
- the QCR7 gene encoding Cytochrome b-c1 complex subunit 7 (COG:C; EggNog:ENOG503P446; BUSCO:EOG09265G9U), with protein sequence MSSFTSIVKVSDYILSRPTLSKIVVPVAKTFCAYAGYREMGLKFNDLILEETPIMQKAISRLPPNESYARVYRNITAHQLSLSHELLPPNKAVKPEEDNHYLVPYILEAEKEAFERAELDNIEVTK
- the APA2 gene encoding bifunctional AP-4-A phosphorylase/ADP sulfurylase (COG:F; EggNog:ENOG503NYMG), whose amino-acid sequence is MFYPLPDDFFIQLKNKYDEAVANNFLNFNGDSVKNESLKVTLGDDSNSVTIDLQYSTIHSLMLRPEKGDFKKNPFEDPEPELTIIEDFGAQNQFRIVYNKFPVVPRHIMLLTKEFKSQTTPLSPDELIGTFSILKKLSEDKENQWFGFYNCGEASGASQPHKHVQFMTLPKDFTPFPLLAVENSDSFIPTTKREPLQLPELPMAHFIAKLPPKLDDLDEESLVLYFSSLLQRALTVLRENDAKSISYNVIMTTSFMMVVPRSHGKYEDLGINSCGILGLFLFKSDDLLARVKESTPQKVWQDVGFPNTFGQPSDEYHY